A genomic segment from Sulfuritalea hydrogenivorans sk43H encodes:
- a CDS encoding bacteriohemerythrin, translating into MSTIADFNRTSNADTDREHEVQLGLLQALCSAAAEHRDAAAVGEILGQLIAYSEAHFMSEELLMRLKSYDDYEDHVDDHIHMLDVLHDIATDHAAGNSALVSGKAAEALNFVTNHIDTRDRRFADYVRNGL; encoded by the coding sequence ATGTCGACTATCGCGGACTTCAACCGTACGTCGAATGCGGACACGGATCGCGAGCATGAGGTTCAACTTGGTCTGTTGCAGGCTCTGTGCAGCGCCGCTGCAGAACACCGCGACGCAGCTGCCGTGGGTGAAATCCTGGGGCAGTTGATCGCCTACAGCGAGGCGCATTTCATGTCCGAAGAGCTGCTGATGCGACTGAAGAGCTACGACGACTACGAAGATCACGTCGATGACCATATTCACATGCTGGACGTCCTGCACGACATCGCCACCGACCATGCAGCGGGCAATTCGGCGTTGGTGTCGGGCAAGGCGGCGGAAGCGCTGAACTTTGTCACCAATCACATCGATACGCGCGACAGGCGTTTTGCCGACTATGTGCGCAACGGTTTGTGA